The following proteins are co-located in the Sporosarcina pasteurii genome:
- a CDS encoding Cof-type HAD-IIB family hydrolase, which yields MIRLIAIDMDGTLLSPDHTISEMNKKTIREAQAQGIEVVIATGRSYLEAYEPVHEEGLDLSYICINGAEVRDNTGNLITGTHLLDEDIHKVMAILESYEIDCQLFIDKTVYAKSIQVQVDTFIQLAEAANLTPNVEDIRKEIESRVELGIVQIVDSFDPVLKDHQSEIYKILGTSFNRDNLDVARAALNNIPSLAISSSGAGNLEITNVNAQKGIALTALARARNIPMEQVMAIGDNYNDLSMMERVGRSVAMGNAPEAIQEACDHITETNSNNGVSVAIQKVLQAQMSR from the coding sequence ATGATACGCCTTATTGCAATAGATATGGATGGGACGCTGTTAAGCCCCGATCACACGATCAGTGAAATGAATAAAAAAACGATTCGTGAAGCGCAAGCACAAGGGATTGAAGTCGTAATTGCTACAGGAAGAAGCTATTTAGAAGCTTATGAACCTGTTCACGAAGAAGGTCTCGACCTTTCCTATATTTGTATTAATGGTGCCGAAGTAAGAGACAATACTGGTAACCTCATTACAGGAACGCATTTATTAGATGAAGACATTCATAAAGTGATGGCTATTTTAGAGTCATATGAAATCGATTGCCAACTATTTATCGATAAAACCGTTTATGCTAAAAGTATCCAAGTACAAGTTGATACATTTATTCAACTTGCTGAAGCTGCAAATTTAACGCCAAACGTTGAAGATATTCGTAAAGAAATCGAAAGTCGTGTCGAACTAGGAATTGTTCAAATTGTAGACTCATTTGATCCGGTACTAAAAGATCATCAGAGTGAGATTTACAAAATACTAGGCACTTCGTTTAATCGTGATAATTTAGATGTTGCTCGCGCAGCACTAAACAATATCCCAAGCCTTGCGATTAGCTCATCTGGTGCAGGGAACCTTGAAATCACAAACGTGAACGCTCAAAAAGGGATTGCGTTAACAGCGTTAGCAAGAGCGCGAAACATCCCAATGGAACAAGTAATGGCGATTGGTGATAACTATAATGATTTATCAATGATGGAACGCGTTGGACGCTCAGTCGCGATGGGCAATGCGCCAGAAGCAATTCAAGAAGCATGTGATCATATTACTGAAACTAACAGCAATAATGGCGTTAGCGTTGCGATCCAAAAGGTATTGCAAGCACAAATGTCTCGTTGA